Sequence from the Prunus persica cultivar Lovell chromosome G5, Prunus_persica_NCBIv2, whole genome shotgun sequence genome:
TTTGACTGTGAAAATGGAAACAAAGTGTCTTCAAAGGAAGGGAAGGGAACGAGGCTatggaagaaagtgaaataTCAGCTTATTGAATACCATGCATTGCCTAGCTTTTTAAGGGACAACGAGTTCATTCTGGGTTATTACCGATCAGAATGGCCATTGAAGCAGGTGTTTCTAAGCATCTTCTCCATTCATAATGAGACTCTCAATGTGTGGACGTAAGTACTTTAGCTCAAAAACACATTACGTTTTTATAATCCAATGcttattatgtttttattttctctcgtTCTTATTTATTATACATCTATGCACGCGGTCAATACTTGCGTTGTGATACATGATTGACATTATATTTGAAGCTGTGCCtctcataaaaataacatTGATTGCTGAGAAATCCTTTTTTTGTAGGCATTTGATCGggttcttccttttccttttcctaacCATATACACAGCAACAAAAGCTCCAGACATCATGgatctttcttccttccaacGTTTGCCTGACATGATTAGAAAAGCTGAGTTTTACAAAATTCATCCAGAACTGTTGAATTGCCTCCCTTCACTACCCAACCTGTCTGATATTTATAGATTAAAAGACGAATTGAAGCCATCTTTGCCCTCTATGGATTTCATCTCCTCAGTTTCAGGGAATATAAGGGAACTTCTCGCCAAATGCTTGCCTGAGCGGTTCTCACATGCCTATCAAACAGAGAATTCTGTTCTGGTATTGTCTTGCATCCTTGATAATGAAATGCAACTCTGTTTGTATGCTGTAATATCTTGCAAAACTGTCATCCGGTGCTTTTCAAAATTCTTACATCACGTTTTATCTTCCTTTTATTCATGAATATTTTACCAATCTACCTTATACACGTTACTTTCTATTAAGTTTCTCAATAAAAGCCGTTCTATATACTTATGGGAACATACTATTTAATTTGAAGTCATCCTTTTGTTTCCATGTTCACAGCCTGATTCCTTTGTTATTTGTTTCATAACTTCAGCATGGAGTTACAGATGATGTGATGAACATGGTGGCCCCCCTTATGTATCGACCTATTACAAGGTGGCCCTTCTTTGTCTTCCTAGGTGGAGCCATGTTCTGCTTGCTAGCCAGCAGCACATGCCACCTCCTTGCTTGCCATTCAGCGCGCCTTTCCTACATTGTGCTTAGATGTGACTATGCAGGCATCGCTGCACTCATCACAACCTCATTTTACCCTCCTGTTTACTACTCCTTCATGTGCAACCCCTTCTTTTGCAACCTCTACTTGGGCTTCATAACAATACTAGGTATCGCCACCATTGTTTTCTCCCTCCTCCCACTTTTTCAAGGACCCAAGTTCCGTAGTTTTCGTGCTTCTCTCTATTTTGGGATGGGCGTGTCTGGTGTCGTTCCTTTAGTTCATAAACTCATAGTGTTCAGGAATCAACCAGAAGCCATTCAGACAACCGGCCTTGAAGTGTTAATGGGGGTTCTTTATGGACTGGGGGCTTTGATTTATGCCACAAGGATACCGGAGCGGTGGAGACCAGGGAAGTTTGATATTGCTGGCCAGAGTCACCAGCTTTTCCATATCTTGGTTGTGGCGGCAGCTTACACACACTATCGTGCTGGGCTGGTGTACCTAAGATGGAGGGACTTAGAGGGTTGTTAACTTGTTACTATTGAGACTTTGGGGCCAGAATTTGATCATAGTAAGTGGGTCTTTTCTAGCCCTTCTTCTGTATTGGGGTTGggttctttttgtgtttgaaaacctttgaaaatttgaatcaaGGTGTGGCTTTACTTTTTCTCTTTGGCCATAATAAAGTTTGTAGGGTCTTTGGTCTGAAAGTTTggacatttttcttttattgatcAAAACCTTCCAGCTATGTAATTACAAGTGTACCTGTATAGGCTCCACCTAGTTTAGCAGGTTAGGACAAATCCCCTCAATTTGCATCCAAGGGGCTTGCGTGAATGGGCAGCCTTGAAGTAAATGGTTCAAGTTTCATTGGAGGTGACAGTTATGTTGATCCTTTGGAATGAGTTGAAAGAGGGAAAGCAAGAACCCAATTGTGCTccaaaaattgaacaaaataaaGGTGAAATTGGTGACTAAAAGTCATCAGTTTTGTACTTGTATTCACGAACTTCTTGTTCACCACTTTATGCAAAAAGCTTGTACTTTGTGTGTGTGCTTATATGTACGTACATTTCTAAtgtcttcttgtttttataAACCAAGTTTCTGAGATGAATATATGTTCACTTTAATGTTTACTCCTTTCCGATCAAATCTTTGAGATATTTGAGGATATCTTGTTTTTATAAACCAAGTTTCTGAGATGAATATATGTTCACTTTAATGTTTACTCCTTTCTGATCAAATCTTTGAGATATTTgaggaaattaaaatatcCTGAAGACGATGGTCATTCCTACATTTTCTATTGGTGTGTCATTCAGTCATGTTGGGTTAGTTGTGGCGGTTCCTTAATTCGGTTTTTacttaaagatatttgaggaaattaaaatatcCTGAAGACGATGGTCATTCCTACATTTTCTATTGGTGTGTCATTCAGTCATGTTGGGTTAGTTGTGGCGGTTCCTTAATTCGGTTTTTACTTAAATTGTactccaatccaaattagcctCACCGTCAATGAATTGTTAAGAATACGCAATAATATGTTTTGGTTTGGTATCTAATGTACTTTGGTTTGGTATCTAATGTACTTTAATCATCTTGTAACCGATGTAGCATCACTAGGACTCTTATATCCCTTCTTGCACGGCTGAAGATGCACCATCACTAATACTCTTATGTCCGTTGTCTTATAAATATATGCAAGACGACCTCACACAGATTGAGGAATTCACTCCAAATCAGAAATTGTTTGATCATTGAATTATATCACTGTGAAATGGCACACTTTTTTTTCGTCAAATAAGTGGCAGATctttagtttcaattttatagTTGTTGATATCCCTTTGTACATTTCTACCGTATTTTGGCTGTTGGTGATAACTAATGTGTATCTCTCATTCAGATTATAGCTGTTGGTTTTGACATGTTAGTTACTTGCAAATTTTGGAGAAGTTATTGGGCTGTTAATCATCTACTGACTATACAAGTAGTCTGATGTATTCCTTTTGCAGAACAGACTATTTTTCTAACAGATGATGAAGAGGAAAGG
This genomic interval carries:
- the LOC18777236 gene encoding heptahelical transmembrane protein 4 isoform X1; this translates as MGGDSPISEMRALNNQFDCENGNKVSSKEGKGTRLWKKVKYQLIEYHALPSFLRDNEFILGYYRSEWPLKQVFLSIFSIHNETLNVWTHLIGFFLFLFLTIYTATKAPDIMDLSSFQRLPDMIRKAEFYKIHPELLNCLPSLPNLSDIYRLKDELKPSLPSMDFISSVSGNIRELLAKCLPERFSHAYQTENSVLHGVTDDVMNMVAPLMYRPITRWPFFVFLGGAMFCLLASSTCHLLACHSARLSYIVLRCDYAGIAALITTSFYPPVYYSFMCNPFFCNLYLGFITILGIATIVFSLLPLFQGPKFRSFRASLYFGMGVSGVVPLVHKLIVFRNQPEAIQTTGLEVLMGVLYGLGALIYATRIPERWRPGKFDIAGQSHQLFHILVVAAAYTHYRAGLVYLRWRDLEGC
- the LOC18777236 gene encoding heptahelical transmembrane protein 4 isoform X2, translating into MGGDSPISVSSKEGKGTRLWKKVKYQLIEYHALPSFLRDNEFILGYYRSEWPLKQVFLSIFSIHNETLNVWTHLIGFFLFLFLTIYTATKAPDIMDLSSFQRLPDMIRKAEFYKIHPELLNCLPSLPNLSDIYRLKDELKPSLPSMDFISSVSGNIRELLAKCLPERFSHAYQTENSVLHGVTDDVMNMVAPLMYRPITRWPFFVFLGGAMFCLLASSTCHLLACHSARLSYIVLRCDYAGIAALITTSFYPPVYYSFMCNPFFCNLYLGFITILGIATIVFSLLPLFQGPKFRSFRASLYFGMGVSGVVPLVHKLIVFRNQPEAIQTTGLEVLMGVLYGLGALIYATRIPERWRPGKFDIAGQSHQLFHILVVAAAYTHYRAGLVYLRWRDLEGC